The Streptomyces sp. SS1-1 genome has a segment encoding these proteins:
- a CDS encoding carbohydrate ABC transporter permease, translating to MAVAEQTPPAVDRIRPASAPPRAGWRRHWHLYAAISPFYLLFLAFGLIPVGFSLYLSFHRWDGLGSMEWAGLTQYQYLFTDADFWQSIGTTLIIWALATFPMIFLAMVTAVMLNSAVRFKNAYRFAYFLPNVTSVVAIAIVFGSVFSTNFGLVNALLQAVGLDQVAWLNTPWGIKIAIATLMTWQWTGYNAIIFLAGLQTIPGDLYEAARIDGAGPVQTFFRITLPLLRPTLLFVLVVSTVTGLQSFSEPQVLLQTTANESTFSGGPDHAGRTMVLYFFQQTFDNNDFGYGAAVAWGIFLVVVLFSLINWRLVQRRGEQ from the coding sequence ATGGCCGTCGCCGAACAGACCCCGCCGGCCGTGGACCGGATACGGCCCGCCTCGGCCCCGCCCCGCGCGGGGTGGCGCAGGCACTGGCACCTGTACGCCGCGATCTCCCCGTTCTACCTGCTCTTCCTGGCCTTCGGCCTGATCCCGGTCGGCTTCTCGCTCTATCTCTCGTTCCACCGCTGGGACGGGCTCGGCTCGATGGAGTGGGCGGGCCTGACGCAGTATCAGTACCTGTTCACCGACGCCGACTTCTGGCAGTCGATCGGGACCACCCTGATCATCTGGGCGCTGGCCACCTTCCCCATGATCTTCCTGGCGATGGTGACGGCCGTGATGCTCAACTCGGCGGTCCGCTTCAAGAACGCCTACCGGTTCGCGTACTTCCTGCCGAACGTCACGTCCGTCGTCGCGATCGCCATCGTCTTCGGGTCGGTCTTCTCCACCAACTTCGGCCTGGTGAACGCCCTGCTGCAGGCGGTCGGCCTGGACCAGGTGGCCTGGCTGAACACCCCGTGGGGCATCAAAATCGCCATCGCCACCCTGATGACCTGGCAGTGGACCGGCTACAACGCGATCATCTTCCTCGCCGGGCTCCAGACCATCCCCGGCGACCTGTACGAGGCGGCGCGGATCGACGGCGCCGGTCCCGTGCAGACCTTCTTCCGGATCACGCTGCCGCTGCTGCGGCCGACCCTGCTGTTCGTGCTCGTCGTCTCGACGGTCACCGGACTGCAGAGCTTCTCCGAACCGCAGGTCCTGCTCCAGACCACCGCCAACGAGTCCACGTTCTCCGGCGGCCCGGACCACGCCGGCCGCACGATGGTCCTCTACTTCTTCCAGCAGACCTTCGACAACAACGACTTCGGGTACGGCGCCGCCGTGGCGTGGGGCATCTTCCTGGTCGTCGTCCTCTTCTCCCTCATCAACTGGCGCCTGGTGCAGCGCCGGGGCGAACAGTAG
- a CDS encoding ABC transporter substrate-binding protein: MRLSRRGLLRAGLAGTAATALGGLASGCAVPTGSTGRNMVLWYWSGGLSDTVVKNAKARYGGSVDLDAIQIGGYYRSKLITTLAGRAHIPDIAGLRGEDMASYLPNADQFVDLRTLGADRLKSRYLDWKWEQAVAPDGSVVGLPIDVGPVVHYYQPAVYEKAGLPHEPADVSRELDTWEKFFAAGERLRKRLPGTYILTDVVSVFEMSIGQGTSRFVDEERRFIGDGPHVRACWDRAVEAKRRGIVSDIVSGTPDSISATEKGKLPSQLNASWAAGDLKLAYPKTKGRWRVADCPGGPSNVGGSFLAITKACREPERAFEIISWMLDAGNQAQGFVDAGLFPSTPASYALPKLREPDPFFGGQITMDVFGPAAEKIPVAFNSPYDIALGQPIRDEIKNVGVLGKDPAKAWEDAMVSCRRIAKHLGVAF, translated from the coding sequence GTGCGGCTCTCACGAAGAGGCCTGCTGCGCGCGGGCCTGGCCGGTACGGCCGCCACCGCGCTCGGCGGCCTGGCGTCCGGCTGTGCCGTCCCGACCGGCTCCACCGGCCGGAACATGGTGCTGTGGTACTGGAGCGGCGGTCTGAGCGACACGGTCGTGAAGAACGCCAAGGCGCGCTACGGCGGCTCCGTCGACCTCGACGCCATCCAGATCGGCGGCTACTACCGCTCCAAGCTGATCACCACCCTGGCCGGCCGGGCCCACATCCCGGACATCGCCGGGCTGCGGGGCGAGGACATGGCGTCCTACCTCCCGAACGCCGACCAGTTCGTGGACCTGCGCACACTCGGCGCGGACAGGCTCAAGAGCCGCTATCTGGACTGGAAGTGGGAGCAGGCCGTCGCCCCGGACGGCAGCGTCGTCGGCCTGCCGATCGACGTCGGCCCGGTCGTGCACTACTACCAGCCCGCCGTCTACGAGAAGGCCGGGCTGCCCCACGAGCCCGCGGACGTCTCGCGGGAGCTGGACACCTGGGAGAAGTTCTTCGCGGCCGGTGAGCGGCTGAGGAAGCGGCTGCCCGGCACGTACATCCTGACCGACGTCGTCAGCGTCTTCGAGATGTCGATCGGGCAGGGCACCAGCCGGTTCGTCGACGAGGAGCGGCGGTTCATCGGCGACGGCCCGCATGTGCGCGCCTGCTGGGACCGGGCCGTGGAGGCGAAGCGGCGCGGCATCGTGTCGGACATCGTGTCCGGCACCCCCGACTCCATCTCGGCCACCGAGAAGGGCAAGCTGCCCAGCCAGCTCAACGCCTCCTGGGCGGCGGGCGACCTCAAGCTCGCCTACCCGAAGACCAAGGGCCGGTGGCGGGTGGCGGACTGCCCGGGCGGTCCCTCCAACGTCGGCGGCTCCTTCCTGGCGATCACGAAGGCCTGCCGGGAGCCCGAGCGGGCGTTCGAGATCATCAGCTGGATGCTCGACGCCGGCAACCAGGCGCAGGGGTTCGTCGACGCCGGCCTGTTCCCGTCGACCCCGGCGTCGTACGCGCTGCCGAAGCTGCGTGAGCCGGACCCGTTCTTCGGCGGCCAGATCACGATGGACGTCTTCGGGCCGGCCGCCGAGAAGATCCCGGTCGCCTTCAACAGCCCCTACGACATCGCGCTCGGGCAGCCGATCCGGGACGAGATCAAGAACGTCGGCGTCCTCGGCAAGGACCCCGCGAAAGCCTGGGAGGACGCCATGGTCTCGTGCCGGCGCATCGCCAAACACCTGGGGGTGGCGTTCTGA